A window of the Gossypium hirsutum isolate 1008001.06 chromosome A03, Gossypium_hirsutum_v2.1, whole genome shotgun sequence genome harbors these coding sequences:
- the LOC107886338 gene encoding vacuolar fusion protein CCZ1 homolog B isoform X1, whose protein sequence is MGLSSIGTATEGMQLCIFDLRRGQHEGQELDKILYFFPPDLPFSTQLSVVGLSEGLITFTRIFSPEAACDVIEAERHSHVFYEAEPDIWMVMIVEKSKEPEAIWRIDALREVLKEIHSLFIMFHGSIRALLDKEPGGGLTRAHLYPFIMDYLRACQKLSPLDECCWDFLVGKKLLLPSFCDCLKERRTVQMLTVGREAAIEVQTLVRLLESSAGNAQCSSLVLFQDLLVSTTLSPEDTVNLFTYAVLRLTPLALSSGARSWSYLRKGNTSSHVTAGSTLAPSGSVSEQFYGSQDTSPAGDNRYCVVRPLQHDKWSKGKDGFLITDIWGVDAGRSDVTTPIVWLQHTEERMYLCAYQYKSLTLILLIPLSSILNGEQGVSTVKQQLLENASLKILKVEEKLSKGWGGENAYHVSGYRYLIVDGNRDISRASPPAKVTTLTKESFLALNRLREEVDAEKSRSKWDNPGRDKDLEVSIRAKNNAWAIARIIGGKELYMVLEKANETLLYASDAVEKFSNRYCSGAFSLD, encoded by the exons ATGGGTTTGTCGTCTATTGGCACTGCTACTGAAGGCATGCAACTCTGCATATTTGATTTGAGAAGAGGCCAACATGAAGGGCAAGAACTTGATAAAATTTTGTACTTCTTTCCTCCTGATTTGCCCTTTTCGACTCAACTCTCTGTGGTTGGGCTCAGCGAAGGGCTTATTACATTCACGCG AATTTTCTCTCCGGAGGCTGCTTGCGACGTTATAGAGGCAGAGAGGCACTCTCATGTCTTTTACGAGGCAGAGCCAGATATTTGGATGGTTATG ATAGTGGAGAAAAGTAAGGAGCCGGAAGCCATATGGCGGATTGATGCATTAAGAGAGGTTCTCAaggaaattcactctcttttcaTTATGTTTCATGGATCTATTAGAGCTTTGCTTGACAAAGAACCTGGCGGAGGACTAACTCGTGCTCATTTATACCCTTTCATCATGGATTATCTAAGag CATGTCAAAAGCTGTCTCCCTTGGATGAGTGCTGCTGGG ATTTTCTGGTTGGGAAGAAACTCCTGTTGCCATCATTCTGTGACTGTTTAAAGGAACGAAGGACTGTACAGATGCTAACTGTAGGACGAGAGGCTGCAATTGAAGTTCAG ACACTTGTTAGACTATTAGAATCTTCTGCTGGCAATGCACAATGCTCCTCGCTCGTTTTATTTCAAGACTTGCTCGTGTCCACAACACTTTCTCCT GAGGATACCGTAAACTTGTTCACGTACGCGGTTTTAAGGCTAACCCCACTTGCTCTATCCTCTGGAGCAAGGTCATGGTCCTATTTACGCAAGGGAAACACTTCATCACATGTTACTGCTGGATCTACCTTGGCCCCCTCTGGATCTGTTTCAGAACAATTTTATGGTTCACAAGATACTTCTCCTGCTGGAGATAATAGATACTGTGTTGTAAGGCCCTTGCAGCATGACAAGTGGTCCAAAGGGAAGGATGGTTTTCTTATCACTGATATTTGGGGTGTGGATGCTGGTAGATCAGATGTAACCACTCCAATAGTTTGGCTACAGCATACGGAGGAGAGGATGTATCTATGTGCTTATCAGTACAAAAGCCTTACGTTGATCCTTCTTATCCCTCTTTCTTCTATCCTTAATGGGGAGCAAGGTGTTTCAACTGTGAAACAGCAACTTCTTGAAAAT GCCTCACTGAAGattttgaaagttgaagaaaagtTGTCAAAGGGATGGGGTGGAGAGAATGCCTATCATGTCAGTGGGTATCGCTACTTGATAGTGGATGGTAACAGAGACATATCCAGGGCTTCACCCCCAGCAAAGGTTACAACATTAACAAAG GAATCTTTTCTTGCCTTAAATAGGCTTAGAGAAGAAGTAGATGCTGAAAAGAGTCGATCAAAATGGGATAATCCAGGTCGTGACAAAGATTTGGAAGTGTCTATTAGAGCGAAAAATAATGCTTGGGCCATTGCTCGTATTATTGGAGGGAAGGAACTTTATATGGTTTTAGAGAAAGCTAATGAAACTCTCCTCTATGCGTCAGATGCTGTTGAGAAATTCAGTAACAG
- the LOC107886338 gene encoding vacuolar fusion protein CCZ1 homolog B isoform X2, which produces MGLSSIGTATEGMQLCIFDLRRGQHEGQELDKILYFFPPDLPFSTQLSVVGLSEGLITFTRIFSPEAACDVIEAERHSHVFYEAEPDIWMVMIVEKSKEPEAIWRIDALREVLKEIHSLFIMFHGSIRALLDKEPGGGLTRAHLYPFIMDYLRDFLVGKKLLLPSFCDCLKERRTVQMLTVGREAAIEVQTLVRLLESSAGNAQCSSLVLFQDLLVSTTLSPEDTVNLFTYAVLRLTPLALSSGARSWSYLRKGNTSSHVTAGSTLAPSGSVSEQFYGSQDTSPAGDNRYCVVRPLQHDKWSKGKDGFLITDIWGVDAGRSDVTTPIVWLQHTEERMYLCAYQYKSLTLILLIPLSSILNGEQGVSTVKQQLLENASLKILKVEEKLSKGWGGENAYHVSGYRYLIVDGNRDISRASPPAKVTTLTKESFLALNRLREEVDAEKSRSKWDNPGRDKDLEVSIRAKNNAWAIARIIGGKELYMVLEKANETLLYASDAVEKFSNRYCSGAFSLD; this is translated from the exons ATGGGTTTGTCGTCTATTGGCACTGCTACTGAAGGCATGCAACTCTGCATATTTGATTTGAGAAGAGGCCAACATGAAGGGCAAGAACTTGATAAAATTTTGTACTTCTTTCCTCCTGATTTGCCCTTTTCGACTCAACTCTCTGTGGTTGGGCTCAGCGAAGGGCTTATTACATTCACGCG AATTTTCTCTCCGGAGGCTGCTTGCGACGTTATAGAGGCAGAGAGGCACTCTCATGTCTTTTACGAGGCAGAGCCAGATATTTGGATGGTTATG ATAGTGGAGAAAAGTAAGGAGCCGGAAGCCATATGGCGGATTGATGCATTAAGAGAGGTTCTCAaggaaattcactctcttttcaTTATGTTTCATGGATCTATTAGAGCTTTGCTTGACAAAGAACCTGGCGGAGGACTAACTCGTGCTCATTTATACCCTTTCATCATGGATTATCTAAGag ATTTTCTGGTTGGGAAGAAACTCCTGTTGCCATCATTCTGTGACTGTTTAAAGGAACGAAGGACTGTACAGATGCTAACTGTAGGACGAGAGGCTGCAATTGAAGTTCAG ACACTTGTTAGACTATTAGAATCTTCTGCTGGCAATGCACAATGCTCCTCGCTCGTTTTATTTCAAGACTTGCTCGTGTCCACAACACTTTCTCCT GAGGATACCGTAAACTTGTTCACGTACGCGGTTTTAAGGCTAACCCCACTTGCTCTATCCTCTGGAGCAAGGTCATGGTCCTATTTACGCAAGGGAAACACTTCATCACATGTTACTGCTGGATCTACCTTGGCCCCCTCTGGATCTGTTTCAGAACAATTTTATGGTTCACAAGATACTTCTCCTGCTGGAGATAATAGATACTGTGTTGTAAGGCCCTTGCAGCATGACAAGTGGTCCAAAGGGAAGGATGGTTTTCTTATCACTGATATTTGGGGTGTGGATGCTGGTAGATCAGATGTAACCACTCCAATAGTTTGGCTACAGCATACGGAGGAGAGGATGTATCTATGTGCTTATCAGTACAAAAGCCTTACGTTGATCCTTCTTATCCCTCTTTCTTCTATCCTTAATGGGGAGCAAGGTGTTTCAACTGTGAAACAGCAACTTCTTGAAAAT GCCTCACTGAAGattttgaaagttgaagaaaagtTGTCAAAGGGATGGGGTGGAGAGAATGCCTATCATGTCAGTGGGTATCGCTACTTGATAGTGGATGGTAACAGAGACATATCCAGGGCTTCACCCCCAGCAAAGGTTACAACATTAACAAAG GAATCTTTTCTTGCCTTAAATAGGCTTAGAGAAGAAGTAGATGCTGAAAAGAGTCGATCAAAATGGGATAATCCAGGTCGTGACAAAGATTTGGAAGTGTCTATTAGAGCGAAAAATAATGCTTGGGCCATTGCTCGTATTATTGGAGGGAAGGAACTTTATATGGTTTTAGAGAAAGCTAATGAAACTCTCCTCTATGCGTCAGATGCTGTTGAGAAATTCAGTAACAG